The Abyssisolibacter fermentans genome segment CCTTGTAAACGAACACTACCACCTTTAATGAATCTTAGAGTTTCAGAATTTTGTATTTCAATTAAGACAAAAGGAGATTAGAAAATGATTAAAATTGCGATTGGCGGACAACTTAACAAAAGTGAAATTAAAGAATATATTGAAAAACATGCTGAAGGAAAAGCCACATGTGATATCTTTACGGATATTGATGCAGCTATGAAAGTTAAATCTGGCACTTATGACTTTTATGTTGGTGCATGTCAAAGTGGAGCTGGTGGTGCCCTAGGAATGGCTTATGGAATTTTAGGAAGAAATAAGTGCGTAACAATTGGT includes the following:
- a CDS encoding DUF2620 domain-containing protein; the encoded protein is MIKIAIGGQLNKSEIKEYIEKHAEGKATCDIFTDIDAAMKVKSGTYDFYVGACQSGAGGALGMAYGILGRNKCVTIGMAGIAPKEDKIINGLKNGAKAFGFTNDQVDSAMKLLLKHLI